The Chrysemys picta bellii isolate R12L10 chromosome 12, ASM1138683v2, whole genome shotgun sequence genome has a segment encoding these proteins:
- the LOC103306775 gene encoding nuclear factor 7, brain-like: protein MASALDVSSLAEDLLCPICLSLFRDPRMLECGHSFCAACLEPCVPTGQRRGLCPECRRPFALRSAATNWALCSLAEKARLLRLDEGVQPGGGGSGWSICPEHEEPLKLFCSQDKGPICVICRDLPQHRGHDFLPVKNAVQKYQDKLKASLVPLKDNLNSATEDQRHQQENIAELESCAQDLLGYIAKEFGVLHQILQEKEKGMKETVERLKEENRVEMEERLRELDEEVTFRNETLSRARAGLDTSDHIAFLRGIKELMRRVREDQSSRGGEEEEHGASDEGSSGDDDDWIDEDEDVANGEEEEGDEDEDVANSEEEEGDEDEDNGEEEEGDEDDDGDIVAVDPGLEEFKDSLDFEAWQEMLGTIQAGPGSREKGRPGPATSQPLGEGTSRPSSVQAPRRRDVPSLMASVREVSSFTEDLLCPICLSLFRDPRMLECGHSFCATCLEPCVPKGQRRGLCPECRRPFALRRVALNRALCSLAEKARLLRLDEGAQPGGGGSWYFCAEHEEPLKLFCSQDEGPVCVICRDLPQHRGHDFLPVKNAVQKYQEQLKASLQPLEEGLKRLMRSRCRQQENITELESCSESLLDHISGEFEKMHQLLSLRELGLKEALERQRKKNLAQMEEKLQELNGKVASWTETLSRVRVGLERKDNIGFLKDAKELMERVRAGQGVQGKEVEKTDQVEAEEELRTSDDDTDECEKEEEGEEDEEDEEPEVEEEEEEERAEEEEFKEEEDDGVVPVDLNLGEFKGPLQFYAWKELLGIVHPVPACITLDCHSAHPSLVLIEEATGVKFSPGRRFWRRKPQRFTASPCVVGREGCAGGRLYWEVRVGDNPDWVVGAARRSVKRKRRLSFRAREGVWAIERRGGQYRALTDPRLTLSVCGRLEKVGVYLDFEGGQLSFYNSSSLTHLHTFQDSFAEELVPFLSTQSSEPLSMWDLDL, encoded by the exons ATGGCGTCTGCCCTGGACGTGTCCAGCCTGGCCGAGGACCTGCTGTGCCCCATCTGCCTGTCCCTGTTCCGGGACCCCCGCATGCTGGAGTGCGGGCACAGCTTCTGCGCCGCCTGCCTGGAGCCCTGCGTCCCCACGGGGCAGCGCCGCGGGCTGTGCCCCGAGTGCCGGCGCCCCTTCGCCCTGCGCAGCGCGGCCACCAACTGGGCCCTGTGCAGCCTGGCGGAGAAAGCCCGGCTGCTGCGACTGGACGAGGGGGTCCAGCCGGGCGGGGGCGGGTCTGGCTGGTCCATCTGCCCGGAGCACGAGGAGCCCCTCAAACTCTTCTGCAGCCAGGACAAGGGGCCCATCTGCGTGATCTGCCGGGACCTGCCCCAGCACCGCGGCCACGACTTCCTGCCCGTCAAAAACGCCGTCCAGAAATATCAG GACAAGCTGAAGGCATCTCTCGTACCCCTGAAGGACAATCTGAATTCAGCCACTGAGGACCAGCGCCACCAGCAGGAGAACATAGCAGAGCTGGAG AGCTGCGCCCAAGACCTCTTGGGGTATATCGCCAAGGAGTTTGGAGTTCTCCATCAGATCctgcaggagaaggagaagggCATGAAAGAGACCGTGGAGAGGCTGAAGGAGGAGAACCGGgtggagatggaggagaggctgagggagctggaTGAAGAAGTGACCTTTCGTAACGAGACCCTGTCCAGGGCCCGGGCGGGGCTGGACACCTCAGATCACATAGCCTTCCTCAGG GGCATCAAGGAGCTGATGAGAAG AGTCCGGGAGGATCAGTCGAGCCgcggtggggaggaggaagagcacGGTGCAAGTGACGAAGGGTCCAGCGGCGATGATGATGATTGGATTGATGAAGATGAAGATGTGGCTAatggcgaggaggaggagggagatgaaGATGAGGATGTGGCTAatagcgaggaggaggagggagatgaaGATGAGGATAacggcgaggaggaggagggagatgaaGATGACGATGGGGATATCGTTGCTGTGGACCCGGGTCTCGAGGAATTCAAAGACTCGCTAGACTTTGAGGCCTGGCAAGAAATGCTGGGGACCATCCAAGCAG GACCCGGCTCCCGGGAGAAGGGACGTCCAGGCCCAGCAACGTCCCAGCCCCTGGGAGAAGGGACGTCCCGGCCCAGCAGCGTTCAGGCCCCTAGGAGAAGGGACGTCCCCAGCCTGATGGCATCAGTCAGAGAAGTCTCCAGTTTCACGGAGGACCTGCTCTGCCCCATCTGCCTGTCCCTGTTCCGGGACCCCCGCATGCTGGAGTGCGGGCACAGCTTCTGCGCCACCTGCCTGGAGCCCTGCGTCCCCAAGGGGCAGCGCCGGGGGCTGTGCCCCGAGTGCCGGCGTCCCTTCGCCCTGCGCCGGGTGGCCCTCAACCGGGCCCTGTGCAGCCTGGCGGAGAAAGCCCGGCTGCTCAGACTGGACGAGGGGGCCCAGCCGGGCGGAGGAGGGAGTTGGTATTTCTGCGCGGAGCATGAGGAGCCCCTCAAACTCTTCTGCAGCCAGGACGAGGGGCCCGTGTGTGTGATCTGCCGGGACCTGCCCCAGCACCGCGGCCACGACTTCCTGCCCGTCAAAAACGCCGTCCAGAAATATCAG GAACAGCTCAAggcctctctgcagcccctggaggaAGGTCTCAAGAGGCTGATGCGGAGCCGGTGCCGCCAGCAGGAGAACATAACAGAGCTGGAG AGCTGCTCCGAGTCCCTGTTGGACCACATCTCGGGAGAGTTCGAAAAGATGCACCAGCTGCTGAGTCTGCGGGAGCTGGGCCTGAAGGAGGCGCTGGAGCGGCAGCGGAAGAAGAACCTGGCCCAGATGGAAGAGAAGCTCCAGGAGCTGAATGGGAAAGTGGCGTCCTGGACCGAGACCCTCTCCAGGGTACGCGTAGGGCTGGAGCGCAAGGACAACATCGGCTTCCTCAAG GATGCCAAGGAGCTGATGGAGAG AGTCCGTGCGGGGCAGGGAGTccaggggaaggaggtggagaagaCAGACCAGGTGGAGGCAGAAGAGGAATTGAGAACCAGTGACGACGACACCGATGAATGTgagaaagaggaggaaggggaagaggacgaggaagatgaggaacctgaggtggaagaggaggaagaagaggagagggCCGAGGAAGAAGAGTTTAAGGAAGAGGAAGACGATGGAGTGGTGCCTGTGGACCTGAACCTTGGGGAGTTTAAGGGACCTCTGCAGTTCTACGCCTGGAAGGAGCTACTGGGGATAGTCCACCCAG TGCCAGCCTGCATCACCCTGGACTGCCATTCGGCCCACCCCAGCCTGGTCCTCATTGAGGAAGCCACCGGCGTCAAGTTCAGCCCGGGCCGGCGGTTCTGGCGCCGTAAGCCCCAGCGCTTCACGGCCAGCCCCTGTGTGGTGGGGCGGGAGGGCTGTGCGGGCGGCCGGCTCTACTGGGAGGTGCGGGTGGGCGACAATCCTGACTGGGTGGTGGGCGCTGCCCGGAGGTCCGTGAAACGCAAGAGACGTCTCAGCTTCCGGGCCAGGGAAGGGGTGTGGGCCATCGAGCGGCGAGGGGGGCAGTACCGGGCCCTGACGGACCCCCGCCTCACCCTGTCCGTCTGCGGGAGGCTGGAGAAGGTGGGGGTGTATCTGGACTTCGAAGGAGGCCAGTTGTCCTTCTACAACAGCTCCAGCTTGACCCATCTGCACACCTTCCAGGACTCCTTTGCGGAGGAGTTAGTTCCCTTCCTGAGCACCCAGTCCAGCGAGCCCCTCTCCATGTGGGACCTGGATCTCTGA